A region of Anolis sagrei isolate rAnoSag1 chromosome 2, rAnoSag1.mat, whole genome shotgun sequence DNA encodes the following proteins:
- the LINGO2 gene encoding leucine-rich repeat and immunoglobulin-like domain-containing nogo receptor-interacting protein 2 — MLHTAISCWQPFLGLAVLLIFMGSTIGCPARCECSAQNKSVSCHRRRLIAIPEGIPIETKILDLSKNRLKSVNPEEFTAFPLLEEIDLSDNIVANVEPGAFNNLFNLRSLRLKGNRLKLVPLGVFTGLSNLTKLDISENKIVILLDYMFQDLHNLKSLEVGDNDLVYISHRAFSGLLSLEQLSLEKCNLTAVPTEALSHLHNLISLHLRHLNINHLPPYAFKKLFHLKKLEIDYWPMLDMIPANSLYGLNLTYLSITNTNLSTIPYAALKHLVYLTHLNLSYNPISTIESGMLSDVLRLQELHIVGAQLRAIEPHAFQGLRFLHVLNVSQNFLETIEENAFHSTKALEVLSINNNPLACDCRLLWILQRQPTLQFGGQQPLCAGPDSVKERSFKDFHSTALSFYFTCKKPRIREKKLQYLVVDEGQTVQLLCNADGDPLPTIAWLTPRRRLVTTKSNGRATVLEDGTLEIRFAQDQDSGLYVCVASNAAGNDTTSATLTVKGFVSDRFLYANRTPMYMTDSNDTSSNGTNINTFSLDLKTILVSTAMGCFTFLGVVLFCFLLLFVWSRGKGKHKASIDLEYIPRKNNGAVVEGEVPGPRRFNMKMI; from the coding sequence ATgcttcacacagccatatcatgCTGGCAGCCATTTCTAGGTCTGGCTGTGCTGCTAATTTTCATGGGCTCCACCATTGGCTGCCCTGCCCGCTGTGAATGCTCGGCACAGAACAAGTCTGTCAGCTGTCACCGGAGGCGCCTGATTGCCATCCCTGAGGGCATCCCCATTGAGACGAAAATCCTGGATCTTAGCAAGAACAGGCTGAAAAGTGTCAACCCAGAAGAGTTCACGGCTTTCCCGCTGCTCGAGGAGATAGATCTCAGTGACAATATTGTTGCCAATGTCGAGCCTGGAGCCTTTAATAATCTGTTTAACTTGCGCTCCTTGCGACTGAAAGGGAACCGTCTGAAGCTGGTCCCTTTGGGCGTTTTCACGGGTCTGTCAAACTTAACAAAGCTAGATATCAGTGAGAACAAGATTGTCATTCTGCTGGACTACATGTTCCAGGATCTACACAACCTCAAGTCTCTTGAGGTTGGGGATAATGATCTGGTTTACATCTCTCACAGGGCCTTCAGTGGACTTCTTAGCCTGGAGCAGCTCAGTCTGGAAAAATGCAATCTCACAGCTGTACCAACAGAAGCCCTCTCCCACCTTCACAACCTCATCAGCCTACATCTGAGACATCTCAACATTAACCATTTACCTCCATATGCCTTTAAGAAATTGTTCCACCTAAAAAAACTAGAAATAGACTACTGGCCAATGCTGGATATGATTCCTGCCAATAGCCTGTATGGTTTGAACCTCACTTATCTCTCCATCACTAATACCAACCTGTCCACCATACCTTATGCTGCTCTCAAGCACCTGGTTTACCTGACACACCTGAATCTCTCATACAATCCCATCAGCACAATTGAGTCAGGCATGCTCTCTGATGTGTTGCGCCTGCAGGAGCTTCATATTGTTGGAGCCCAACTGCGCGCTATTGAGCCCCATGCGTTCCAGGGGCTACGGTTCCTTCATGTGCTTAACGTGTCCCAAAACTTCTTGGAAACTATTGAAGAAAATGCATTCCATTCCACCAAAGCCCTGGAGGTCCTGTCAATAAACAACAACCCACTCGCTTGTGACTGTCGCTTGCTTTGGATATTACAAAGGCAGCCCACACTGCAGTTTGGTGGCCAGCAACCTCTGTGTGCTGGCCCAGATAGTGTGAAAGAGAGGTCATTCAAAGACTTCCACAGCACTGCCCTTTCCTTCTACTTCACTTGCAAGAAGCCCAGGATACGTGAGAAGAAACTGCAATATTTGGTGGTAGATGAAGGGCAGACAGTGCAACTTCTCTGCAATGCTGATGGTGATCCTCTGCCAACTATTGCCTGGCTGACACCACGACGGAGACTAGTTACCACAAAGTCTAACGGAAGAGCTACTGTGCTGGAAGATGGCACACTGGAAATCCGGTTTGCCCAAGACCAAGACAGTGGGCTCTATGTTTGTGTTGCCAGCAATGCCGCTGGGAATGACACCACATCAGCCACCCTCACTGTCAAGGGGTTTGTCTCAGATCGTTTTCTTTATGCTAACAGGACTCCTATGTACATGACGGATTCCAATGACACCAGTTCCAATGGGACCAacatcaatacattttccctGGACTTGAAGACAATACTGGTGTCGACAGCCATGGGCTGTTTCACATTCCTTGGGgtagttttattttgtttcttactACTTTTTGTGTGGAGCCGAGGGAAAGGCAAGCATAAAGCCAGCATTGACCTAGAGTACATTCCCCGCAAAAACAATGGTGCTGTGGTGGAAGGGGAGGTTCCAGGACCACGCAGGTTCAATATGAAAATGATTTGA